In the genome of Mycolicibacterium poriferae, the window ATGGAGGCCAAGCAGCGCGACTCCGTCAAAATCACCGTGACAAAGGTCCTGACTGCCTGGCTGCAGACGATGGAACGCGACAGAGGCTTACCGGTCCTCGATGAGGAGTTCCTGGAGGATCCCAACGCCACCATCTACCTGCTGACCCCCTTTGATGGCACGGTCGCCGCGCAAGCGATCACTCTGATGGATCAGCTGATCAACCGCCAGCGCGTGAAAGTCGCTCAGTGGGACGAATTCTCCCGGTTGGGCATGTTTCTCGACGAGATCACCAACACGCCTTTGCCGCGGCTGCCGCAATACATCGCCGAGTCCCGCGGCCTGGGGGTCTCGCTGTGTTTTGCCGCCCAGGCCGGCGAGCAGCTCGACGCGATCTACGGCCCGCTACAGGGGGCGGCGATTCGCGCTGTCGTTCCGGCGTCGCTGCTGATGTACGGCTCCCATGAGAAGGACCTGATGGAGTCGGCGTCGTTCTGGAGCGGCAAGACCACCCGCAGCCAACTGTCCTACGACCACAGCCTGGATTCGACGTCGACGAGCCGCACCTTCGGCAATGCCCTTGAGCCAGAGGAACTTATGCCACCCAATGACTCGTTCGCACGGCTGCTGATCCGCGGAACGCCCGGACGCATGGTCACCCTCATCGACTGGACCGAGTTCGTGAAGTACCTCGACGACCTGCGGGCAGCGCGGCTCCACAGCAGCGGCGGCCGCCAGCGATTCAGCGGCCTCAACCCGGCGGCCACGGCATGACGACCGTTGGTAAAGAGATCAATTCCGCTGCGTCGCAGGAGACCTCGCTGTTGTCACCGAACGTGCCCGCATCCACGGCAACGGCTCTGGCGCGAGCACGCAGAGATCTTCAGCACGCAATCTTGATGGGTGTCGACACCCATCGCCGCCGCCAGTACGCCCTCTCGGCTCGCGATGAGGCCGCCACGGTGCTCCTGGCCCCCGATGCCAGTTCCCGACAACAGCGCTATGCCCGGGTTTATCTCGTTTCCGCGCAGCGCTTCTTAGACGCCTGGGCCACACTGGCGATGTGCGACCGCGGCGAGGGCTACCCGGCTGCCAGCTAAAGGTGTGGCGGGTAGCCCACCGCGCCGGGGGGCAGCCCCATTTCCGGTGCCGGGCTTGCCGGGTGTGACTGCTGACAGCAGTCGCTGCGCTGTGCTGGAACGACCCGCACGGCATCTGGAAAAATAGTGCACGAGCGACCCTTTGGGGCGTTTTAGGGTCAGAGTATGGCTGATCCCAGCGACAAGTTTGATGAGGTGCGGCGGGCGTGGGTCGCCCGCCACCAGGGGTGGTCGCTGATCCAGCGGCGCCGCGCCGAGCAGCTCGGCCGCCGGGTCCGCGCCCGTCAGCGCAGCACCGTGGCCGCCCTACCCGATCCGCATGACGACACCTCGCTACCGCCGCTGATTCTGCGCGCCGCCAAGTCGCCTACCTCTCAGGTGGAGCTGGTGGTGGTGGCGATCCTGGCGGTGTGTATTCCGTTGGGCTGGCTGGCCGGTGTAGCGATCAAATCTGTTCTGGTGAACCTGATTCCGCAGACGCTACGGGCATTTCCGATCGCTGCTCTGCTGTGGTCGGGCGTTGCACTCGGGGCGCCGATTCTAGCTCTGTATGACCCTGCACCGACGTTCGGTCAGATGGTGGTGGTGCCGTGGCTGTGTGTCCAACTGGCTGCGGCCCCCGTGGTCGCCGGCGTGTACGGCATCGCCGAGGGCTGGCTGGCGATACCCGGCTCAGATCAGT includes:
- a CDS encoding type IV secretory system conjugative DNA transfer family protein, with translation MSATPAASGGYRPPVTPFAGWVHDDRGRLVPLETAPHIGAFAPPGTGKTRKWLAQSAVLWPGPAVVSSSKDDLMQMVASRRYGPAALLDLRPIAAPYYPADLRPYRFDPTAWITGLEDAKAVARTLLSTSAVALSGSSFRGSDPGPWDDLAFAPLTCLLLAASPQGLGLGIDWVIEAAEDVTLPNPWPTSPQMSTDASWVTAAVWSSNRYFEARVRSVLSMEAKQRDSVKITVTKVLTAWLQTMERDRGLPVLDEEFLEDPNATIYLLTPFDGTVAAQAITLMDQLINRQRVKVAQWDEFSRLGMFLDEITNTPLPRLPQYIAESRGLGVSLCFAAQAGEQLDAIYGPLQGAAIRAVVPASLLMYGSHEKDLMESASFWSGKTTRSQLSYDHSLDSTSTSRTFGNALEPEELMPPNDSFARLLIRGTPGRMVTLIDWTEFVKYLDDLRAARLHSSGGRQRFSGLNPAATA